In Zingiber officinale cultivar Zhangliang chromosome 11B, Zo_v1.1, whole genome shotgun sequence, a single window of DNA contains:
- the LOC122033728 gene encoding uncharacterized protein LOC122033728 isoform X3, translated as MAAPATPLPSSKGVESQNPNCSSNSPSMFLSPSPLRLWRPATQRNVRNQWLKLFSSKIQWASAMSEGRSHATSLVNAYLNHRFISSVNLGAANDMPEIREKACQKLAHKQETYRNYLLSSYKNMVLTVAELVKSAHSFRCFLKGPVAGPLSQFGDSPEHENDSGDGGGVSVFTFFSISHFENLAWELVEMFVSELSLKRFLVVEFLSLRCEGEGRGNKIKWSDELYIGEFDELKISGLCTENNIPPLFPQLRGQLVQSELHAFEEYHLMSSDVLQDKGNIQYH; from the exons ATGGCAGCTCCTGCCACTCCGCTTCCCTCTTCAAAGGGTGTTGAGTCTCAAAATCCTAATTGTAGTAGCAACTCTCCTTCAATGTTCTTATCACCCTCACCATTACGCTTATGGAGGCCAGCAACTCAAAGGAATGTGAGGAATCAATGGTTGAAATTGTTCTCAAGCAAGATTCAGTGGGCCAGCGCCATGTCAGAGGGGAGATCACATGCTACCTCACTTGTAAATGCATATCTCAATCACAG ATTCATTTCGTCAGTGAACTTGGGTGCTGCGAATGACATGCCCGAAATTCGAGAGAAGGCATGCCAAAAATTGGCTCATAAGCAG GAAACATATAGAAACTATCTTCTCTCATCGTACAAGAATATG GTACTCACAGTTGCTGAATTGGTTAAGTCAGCACACTCTTTCCGATGTTTCCTTAAAGGACCAGTTGCTGGCCCTCTGTCGCAATTTGGTGATAGTCCTGAACATGAGAATGATAGTGGAGATGGTGGTGGAGTATCAGTTTTTACATTCTTTTCAATCTCACACTTTG AGAATCTTGCATGGGAGCTAGTTGAGATGTTTGTATCAGAGTTAAGCTTGAAG CGGTTCCTGGTGGTTGAGTTTCTCTCACTTAGATGTGAAGGTGAAGGACGGGGTAATAAGATAAAGTGGTCAGATGAACTATATATTGGAGAATTTGATGAACTAAAGATTAGTGGTCTGTGCACTGAAAATAATATCCCACCTCTGTTTCCACAATTAAGAG GTCAGTTGGTACAGTCGGAATTGCATGCTTTTGAGGAATATCATCTTATGAGCAGTGATGTTTTGCAG